The window ACATTTATTAGTGAAGTAAGCATAAAAATAAAATATCCTTATAGGACTAAAAATGAGTAACCTCTCATTTTATTAAAGTCAACTTCAACAAATAATCGAAGGCAGCCGCCCAGAAGGGATTGGCTGCCTTTTTTGATATTAACGTGTTAAACTTGGGTGGTTTTTATGATTTGAACCATACAATGCAGCTTAAGCTAACGCAGAACGATAGCTAAATAAATACACGAAGGCAGCCGGTCAAAAGTGGGCAAGGGCCGTAAGGTAGGAATTGGTCTTGGGATCGAAGGCAACCAACGTAACGCATTACTTATTAATGAAGAAAGTAAAATTACTGGATTAAACAATTTCGGCTTAATGACTATGTATGGTGATTACTTATTTGATGTTGCTACAGGTTGGGTATTATTTGATATGTATGATGAATTGAAGGCAAATATATTGGAAAGATACCTTAACTTAATTATTAATACCCTAGGTGAAGAAGTGAAAACTCTATTTTTATTCCTCTTCCGCGGTGTATAATGATTCTCGAGGCATTAGCCTCGGATAAGGTCGTACTTTTTCCTTTGTTATGAAGAAGAGCAGCGAAAAGCTGTTTAAGATGTTGCGGAGTAAGGAGTTTAACATGCCTAAAAAAATTGCCCCTGCTTTTTATTTTATTGGTAACCATCCGGTCTTGGATTTTATAAACACGAAAATTGTTGTTGATGGAAAGCCTGTAGATTTACTGGAGAATTTTTCGGATGTACTGGCCTGGTTACCCAAAGCGGATCTTCTTAGTAAAGAAGAAACAGAGGAATATGAACAACGATGGGGGAGTGGCGGACAAGGAGAACCGGTCGTGACGGCTGCCAGAGCGCTCAGAAGCAGTTTGTTGGCGATGATTCAAAAACGTAAGGAAGAGGACAAGGCTTCAGAGGAAGATATGGAGCACATCAATAGCCTTCTTACGGATCAGGTCATTACAACTAGGCTGGTTAGAAGGGATAACCGATTTGCCAGTGAAAGACATGTTAAGATCCATAAGCCGATCGATCTTCTCATCCCCATTGCAGAGGCGGCAATCGTTTTTTTCAGTCATTACGATCTTCATCTCGTAAAGAAGTGCGAGAATCCGGATTGTGTGCTTCACTTTTATGACAACAGCAAAAACAACACCCGCCGATGGTGCAGCCAAAAAACGTGCGGCAACCGAATGAAGGTGGCGGCTTTCTTGGAAAGGCGTCGAAATCAATAACGTATGAGTCTTAGATTTATTTCTAAGGCTCATTTTTTTGCTTTATTTTTAATAATACCCAAAAATAATGTTTGAAGGTTAAATAAATTAATGTATAATACCCGTATGACCTTTATGAAGGTTAAAAGGAGGTGAGAAAAAATGAGCGGCGTGTACCATACAGGAGAATTGACTGTACAAAAACTAGCTGGTGCGGATATCGTTGCACAACATAACGGTACGAACATAAAGCCTACTATTTTCAAAGGGGCGATGCCATTTCTAAGGACGCAATCACTCATCATAGCGTCATCCGTTGATCGGGATGGAAGAGTATGGAGTTCGTTTCTAACGGGCGAACCGGGATTTATCGACGTAAAGTCTGAGGCAGCTTTAACCATAACATCCAGCCCTGTTACGAGCGATCCCTTGGTCGGGAATTTGTTATCGAGCCCTGAGATCGGCTTGCTGGCGATTGATTTCAACAGAAGGATTCGAATGAGGATTAACGGAAAGGGAGAATTCGATGCGGATCGACGATTGGCAGTATCAACGGAGCAAGTGTATGCAAACTGCCCGAAGTACATACAGAAAAGATCGTTGCAGCCAAGTGGCGGTTTCCATAGAACTCAGATGTCCGCGCATCGAGGATATCATGTAAGTCCAGAACAACAAGAGTGGATTCGCAATGCGGACACGTTCTTTATTGGGAGTATCAGCTCGGAAGGGAACGCGGATGCTTCCCACCGGGGAGGAGCTCCCGGATTTGTAAAGGTTGTCGATGAAAACACGCTGCTTTTTCCAGATTATTTCGGCAACTCTATGTTTAATACCCTCGGGAATATTTATAGCAATCCGAGCACCGGTCTTTTATTTATTGATTTTGATGCCGGCCACTCCTTGCAGCTAACCGGACGATCCCAAATCATATGGGATGAGAACGAAATTTCCCGTTTCTCGGGGGCGGAACGGTTGGTTCGATTTGAGATCGATGAGGTTCTGTATACGGAAAACGGCACGCCAATCCGTTGGGATTTTATCGAGTTTTCCTCTGCAAATCCAACGTTGCAGCGTAATAATTAAAATTTGAGGAGGAATTGAAGATGGCAACAGTAAACAAGTATGTGATTATCGTTCAAGCGAATCAACAGGATGTAGGCAAAGCGGTTCATGGATTATTGTATGGACAAGAGCTGCATGATGAGGGCTTTGAAGTAGAAATCCTTTTTGACGGGGCTGGGACTGAATGGCCAAATGAACTCAGTAAGGCGGATCATCCTTTTAACGCGTTATATAAGCAAGTTATGAAGTCGGGGATCATTAAAGGCGGATGCCAAGCTTGTTCTGGATTCCACGAAATTGAAGAGGAAATCCAAGAAGCAGGGGTCTCACTGATTGGTAATGAAAAGACCGGAGGACATATTCCATTTGTTCAATATATAAAAGACGGATTTTTCCCCATTATTCTTTAAGCACAGAATCGGGTATAAGACATATAGCAGGCCGCATCGGTGGCCTGCTTTTATACTGCTTGATCCCGGAGCCGCGGACACTAACTTTCGATCAGATTCTGACACCCAAAAACATCTGTGCATAGAAGAGTGGAGATACTTTATTCGGGAATTGAATGCCGATATTATATCCCTAGATAATGAAACTCCGTTTGATTCACGGAAGTTAATCCGCTTAAATTGCGGTTTTTTTTATTTATGAGATAAAGCCATGTTAAATTCACAGGAATTCTTCTTAAATGACCAGTCGCTCAACTAGCGGGCAGCTTAGTTTAATAGATATATGGTAATATTAGGATAACGGTAACTAGATGGGGGGAATTTTATGAAACACCTTATTATTGGAGTTACGGGAATTTTAACGGGAATTATTTTATTTGAATGACCTTGATTTCTGTTTCCTATAGGGCCTAAGAAATAGTATTTTATCAAAAAAGGAGCGCCTCAGTATGATGGGCTTGTCAGGGGATTTATAACCCAACACCATCAGTGAGGCGCTCTTACTATGAATTTAACAA is drawn from Paenibacillus sp. V4I7 and contains these coding sequences:
- a CDS encoding ABATE domain-containing protein — its product is MPKKIAPAFYFIGNHPVLDFINTKIVVDGKPVDLLENFSDVLAWLPKADLLSKEETEEYEQRWGSGGQGEPVVTAARALRSSLLAMIQKRKEEDKASEEDMEHINSLLTDQVITTRLVRRDNRFASERHVKIHKPIDLLIPIAEAAIVFFSHYDLHLVKKCENPDCVLHFYDNSKNNTRRWCSQKTCGNRMKVAAFLERRRNQ
- a CDS encoding pyridoxamine 5'-phosphate oxidase family protein, coding for MSGVYHTGELTVQKLAGADIVAQHNGTNIKPTIFKGAMPFLRTQSLIIASSVDRDGRVWSSFLTGEPGFIDVKSEAALTITSSPVTSDPLVGNLLSSPEIGLLAIDFNRRIRMRINGKGEFDADRRLAVSTEQVYANCPKYIQKRSLQPSGGFHRTQMSAHRGYHVSPEQQEWIRNADTFFIGSISSEGNADASHRGGAPGFVKVVDENTLLFPDYFGNSMFNTLGNIYSNPSTGLLFIDFDAGHSLQLTGRSQIIWDENEISRFSGAERLVRFEIDEVLYTENGTPIRWDFIEFSSANPTLQRNN